From a region of the Fusobacterium sp. FSA-380-WT-3A genome:
- a CDS encoding tyrosine-type recombinase/integrase, giving the protein MKNKKKIEINPKNIEIYEKYLRSCYIKSRDTIDTTYKVYKSNMHQFLEYLRDLENNRYIISDSTIKNFYDIWERYANECIQKGNNNRTINNKRTAISTFYDWCEKRDIIKYNPFRKIDTLKITSNDLRRESYFLTQKQIWEINYHMEKDTKNFDIQDRILFNLFLDSVGRISAIHSLKISQLKIEENIFENVREKEGYIVSIIFFNETKELIKKWFEIRKEKNIESDFLFLTYYKDEYKQMTKETIRNRVKKMGKIIGIKSFYPHSIRKTIINIISSIGNISDGAILANHKDSKVTSEYYIKHQKQNDIKNRLIDLRIKAGL; this is encoded by the coding sequence ATGAAAAATAAGAAGAAAATTGAGATTAACCCTAAAAATATTGAAATTTATGAAAAGTATTTGAGAAGTTGTTATATAAAATCGAGGGATACTATTGATACAACTTATAAAGTTTATAAGAGTAATATGCACCAATTTCTAGAATATTTAAGAGACTTAGAAAACAATAGATATATAATTTCAGATAGTACTATCAAAAATTTTTATGATATTTGGGAAAGATATGCCAATGAGTGTATTCAAAAGGGAAATAATAACAGAACTATTAATAATAAAAGAACTGCAATTTCTACTTTTTATGATTGGTGTGAAAAAAGAGATATTATAAAATATAATCCTTTTAGAAAAATAGATACTTTAAAGATAACTTCAAATGATTTAAGAAGAGAGAGTTACTTTTTAACTCAAAAACAAATTTGGGAAATAAATTATCATATGGAAAAAGATACAAAGAATTTTGATATACAAGATAGAATTTTATTTAATCTGTTTTTAGATTCTGTAGGTAGAATATCAGCTATACATTCATTGAAAATTAGTCAATTAAAAATAGAAGAGAATATTTTTGAAAATGTTAGAGAAAAAGAGGGATATATAGTGTCAATTATTTTTTTTAATGAAACAAAAGAACTTATAAAAAAGTGGTTTGAAATAAGAAAAGAAAAAAATATTGAAAGTGATTTTTTATTTTTAACTTATTATAAAGATGAATATAAACAAATGACTAAAGAAACTATTAGAAATAGGGTAAAAAAAATGGGAAAAATTATAGGAATAAAAAGTTTTTATCCTCACTCTATAAGAAAAACTATTATAAATATAATAAGTAGTATTGGAAATATTTCAGATGGAGCTATTTTAGCTAATCATAAAGATAGTAAAGTAACTTCGGAATATTATATTAAACACCAAAAACAAAATGATATAAAAAATAGATTGATAGATTTAAGAATAAAAGCAGGTTTGTAA
- a CDS encoding DEAD/DEAH box helicase family protein: MGLISNTKINMYNSLVNSISNSEEIIMNVSFVRDSGIKLLISELLKARDNGKSIKILISDYMKITEPNALYRLLDIKGIKILHSISNKSFHPKAYIFKKSDNKIEVYIGSSNISYSALVDGIEWNYHFLGDKNSKEIQEILDEFQELYENKSFYLTLDWLRKYEKQYKKHSFESVIDFTKPTDEKIEPIKFQIPALYELAKTREEGYKKALIVVGTGLGKTFLSAFDSQNFNRILFIAHRDEILKDAYKTFKKVYGDKKTFGFFNGDAKDIGRDILFASVYTIGKDEYLTEEYFLQDYFDYIVVDEFHHSTATTYSRVLKYFKPKFLLGLTATPDRADNGDIYKLCDYNIAYECDFKVGINNGWLTPFEYYGIYDDTDYEVIPWRNGNYDLTSLENSLIVEKRLNLIYEKYILFKKKFAVGFCAGVRHCKIMSDFFNKKGIKNKIILGETPIEERQQTIEDFKSGKIDIIFTVDVFNEGVDIPCIDTVLFLRPTSSYTIFIQQLGRGLRTYEGKTKLRVLDFVGNYRGAELKTNFLMGNSQGKRERIILPSDGDFILPEGCTANFDMRLIDYFSITKNKSQKIIDRLISDYNRVKEYLNHRPSIMDIHTFGEYPVNIYLQKFKSWYNFQKEVDDLTENQKRYSDKVIDFLLFLEKTPMTKSYKIPLLLCFFKNTLPEIVSLKEIGENFKEFYSDEVYRKDLNNKKHENLSSWKNRDYEKLALTNPIKFLTENVKNREFFIYENDNFILNKDLYIEISNDKDLLGEILERLNYRNINYFRRKYMED, from the coding sequence ATGGGATTAATTTCAAATACTAAAATCAATATGTATAATTCATTAGTTAACTCTATTTCTAATTCTGAAGAGATAATTATGAATGTTTCATTTGTAAGAGATTCAGGAATAAAACTGCTTATTTCAGAATTATTAAAAGCTAGAGATAATGGAAAGAGTATAAAAATTTTAATAAGTGACTATATGAAAATTACAGAACCTAATGCTTTATACAGGCTTTTAGATATAAAAGGTATTAAAATTCTTCACAGTATTTCAAATAAATCTTTTCACCCTAAAGCATATATATTCAAAAAATCAGATAACAAAATAGAAGTGTATATTGGCTCATCAAATATATCTTATTCAGCATTAGTGGATGGAATAGAATGGAACTATCACTTTTTAGGAGATAAAAACTCAAAAGAGATACAAGAAATTTTAGATGAATTTCAAGAGTTATATGAAAACAAAAGTTTTTATTTAACATTAGATTGGCTTAGAAAATACGAGAAGCAATACAAAAAACATTCCTTTGAAAGTGTAATAGATTTTACAAAACCTACTGATGAAAAAATAGAGCCTATTAAATTTCAGATACCAGCACTTTATGAACTAGCAAAAACAAGAGAAGAGGGGTATAAAAAAGCCTTAATAGTTGTAGGAACAGGACTTGGAAAAACTTTTTTATCAGCCTTTGACTCACAAAATTTTAATAGAATTCTTTTTATAGCTCATAGAGATGAAATTTTAAAAGACGCGTATAAAACATTTAAAAAAGTATATGGGGATAAAAAAACTTTTGGATTTTTCAACGGAGATGCAAAAGATATTGGTAGAGATATATTATTTGCTAGTGTCTACACCATAGGAAAAGATGAATATTTAACAGAGGAATATTTTTTACAAGACTATTTTGATTATATAGTTGTAGATGAATTTCATCATAGTACAGCCACAACTTATTCAAGAGTATTAAAATATTTCAAACCAAAATTTTTATTAGGACTTACTGCTACACCAGATAGAGCCGATAATGGAGATATTTATAAATTATGTGATTACAACATAGCCTATGAATGTGATTTTAAAGTAGGAATAAATAATGGTTGGCTAACTCCTTTTGAATATTACGGAATTTATGATGATACAGATTATGAGGTTATTCCTTGGAGAAATGGAAATTATGATTTAACTTCCTTAGAAAATTCTCTTATTGTAGAAAAAAGATTAAATTTAATCTATGAAAAATACATTCTTTTTAAGAAAAAATTTGCTGTTGGTTTCTGTGCAGGTGTTAGACATTGTAAAATAATGAGTGATTTCTTTAATAAAAAAGGGATAAAAAATAAGATAATTTTAGGGGAAACTCCTATAGAAGAAAGACAACAAACAATAGAAGATTTTAAATCAGGAAAAATAGATATAATATTTACAGTTGATGTATTTAATGAGGGGGTAGACATTCCTTGTATTGATACAGTTTTATTTTTAAGACCTACTTCTTCATATACAATATTTATTCAGCAATTAGGTAGAGGGCTTAGAACTTATGAGGGAAAAACAAAATTAAGAGTCCTTGACTTTGTAGGAAATTATAGAGGGGCTGAATTAAAAACTAATTTTTTAATGGGTAATTCACAAGGGAAGAGAGAAAGAATAATTCTTCCTAGTGATGGAGATTTTATACTTCCAGAAGGTTGTACAGCAAATTTTGATATGCGACTTATAGATTATTTTTCTATTACTAAAAATAAATCTCAAAAGATAATAGATAGATTAATAAGTGATTATAATCGTGTAAAAGAGTATTTAAACCACAGACCAAGTATAATGGACATTCACACTTTTGGAGAATATCCTGTAAATATTTATTTACAAAAATTTAAGTCGTGGTATAATTTCCAAAAAGAAGTAGATGATTTAACAGAAAATCAAAAGAGATATTCTGATAAGGTTATAGATTTTTTATTATTTTTAGAAAAAACTCCTATGACAAAATCCTATAAAATACCTCTACTATTATGTTTCTTTAAAAATACTTTGCCAGAGATTGTATCTTTAAAAGAGATTGGAGAAAATTTCAAAGAATTTTATAGTGATGAAGTATACAGAAAGGACTTAAATAATAAAAAACACGAAAACTTATCTTCTTGGAAAAATAGAGATTATGAAAAATTAGCTCTTACAAATCCTATTAAATTTTTAACAGAAAATGTAAAAAATAGAGAGTTTTTTATTTATGAAAATGATAACTTTATTTTAAATAAAGATTTATATATAGAAATTTCCAATGATAAAGATTTATTAGGTGAAATTTTAGAGAGATTAAATTATAGAAATATTAATTATTTTAGAAGGAAATATATGGAGGACTAA
- a CDS encoding bifunctional 2-polyprenyl-6-hydroxyphenol methylase/3-demethylubiquinol 3-O-methyltransferase UbiG: protein MSIDFYNENALNFFENTVNSDMKDLYSLFLKELHKKASILDLGCGSGRDSKYFIDNGYKVVASDFSKELSILASQYIGQEVVVEDMRKITYENIFDGIWACASMLHLTENEIIDTLNRCYKALKKQGIIYLSFKYGNENYKKDGRSFTCFTEEKFLNLLSNTKLKCKFILQTNDVRKGRENEKWLNVILYK from the coding sequence ATGTCTATAGATTTTTATAATGAAAATGCTTTAAATTTTTTTGAAAACACAGTTAATTCTGATATGAAAGATTTATATAGTTTATTTTTAAAAGAATTACATAAAAAAGCTTCTATTTTAGATTTAGGTTGTGGAAGTGGAAGAGATTCAAAATATTTTATAGATAATGGTTATAAAGTTGTAGCAAGTGATTTTTCAAAGGAGCTTTCAATACTAGCTTCTCAATATATTGGACAAGAGGTAGTGGTAGAGGATATGAGAAAAATTACTTATGAAAATATTTTTGATGGTATTTGGGCTTGTGCTTCTATGCTTCATCTTACAGAAAATGAAATTATAGATACTCTTAATAGATGTTACAAAGCTCTAAAAAAACAAGGAATTATTTATCTTTCTTTTAAATATGGAAATGAAAATTATAAAAAAGATGGAAGAAGTTTTACTTGTTTTACAGAGGAAAAATTTTTAAATCTTCTTTCTAATACAAAATTAAAATGTAAATTTATATTGCAAACTAATGATGTTAGAAAAGGTAGAGAAAATGAAAAATGGCTAAATGTAATTTTATATA